A single window of Cygnus olor isolate bCygOlo1 chromosome 10, bCygOlo1.pri.v2, whole genome shotgun sequence DNA harbors:
- the TRNT1 gene encoding CCA tRNA nucleotidyltransferase 1, mitochondrial isoform X2 gives MRLQTPQFQALFTPGLRSVAELFEKKNYELRIAGGAVRDLLSGMTPQDIDFATTATPAEMKEMFTSAGVRLINNKGEKHGTITARLHEQNFEITTLRIDVVTDGRHAEVEFTTDWEKDAERRDLTVNSMFLGLDGMLYDFFNGYEDLKNKKIRFVGKASARIQEDYLRILRYFRFYGRIAEKPDDHEPTTLEAIKENAKGLAGISGERIWVELKKILLGNHVNHLVRLLYELDVAQYIGLPLNGSLEELDRVTKNIQNLCPKPMTVLTSLFKVKDDVTNLDLRLKISKEEKNLGLFLVKHRQELTKAVGPEPLRPYQDFIMDSREANTNSKILELLKYQGEEHLLKELQQWTVPSFPVSGHDLRKMGVSSGKEIGTALQQLREEWKKSGYHMDKEELLSCLKK, from the exons aatTGTTTGAGAAGAAGAACTATGAGCTGAGAATAGCAGGAGGTGCTGTGAGGGATTTGCTGAGCGGAATGACACCACAAGACATAGATTTTGCCACTACAGCTACACCAGCAGAGATGAAGGAAATGTTCACGTCTGCTGGTGTTCGTCTGATCaataacaaaggagaaaaacatggaaCCATTACTGCCAGG CTCCATGAACAGAATTTTGAAATTACTACTCTTAGAATAGATGTTGTCACCGATGGACGACACGCAGAGGTAGAATTCACCACCGACTGGGAAAAGGATGCTGAAAGGAGGGATCTGACTGTCAATTCCATGTTTTTag GTTTGGATGGGATgctgtatgatttttttaatggatatgaagacttaaaaaacaagaaaattagaTTCGTAGGAAAGGCAAGTGCAAGAATACAAGAAGATTATCTACGAATCCTAAGATATTTCAG GTTTTATGGAAGAATTGCAGAAAAACCTGATGATCATGAACCTACTACACTGGaagcaattaaagaaaatgcCAAAGGTTTGGCTGGAATATCAGGAGAAAGGATTTGGgtggaactgaaaaaaattcttcttggAAACCATGTAAACCATTTGGTTCGACTTCTGTATGAGCTGGATGTTGCCCAATATATAG GACTACCACTTAATGGAAGTTTAGAGGAACTTGACAGAGTcactaaaaatattcaaaatttgtGTCCGAAACCCATGACTGTTCTGACATCATTGTTCAAGGTGAAGGATGATGTCACAAACCTTGATTTGAGGCTGAAAAtctcaaaagaagagaaaaaccttGGCCTCTTTTTAGTGAAACACCGGCAGGAGTTAACCAAAGCAGTGGGTCCTGAACCTCTTAGACCATATCAAGACTTCATCATGGAT tctAGGGAAGCTAATACAAATTCCAAGATACTGGAGCTTCTGAAGTACCAAGGAGAAGAACATCTTCTAAAAGAATTGCAGCAGTGGACTGTTCCTTCTTTTCCCGTTAGCGGCCACGATTTAAGAAAAATGGGTGTGTCTTCTGGGAAAGAAATCGGAACAGCATTACAGCAGTTACGGGAGGAGTGGAAGAAGAGTGGATACCACATGGATAAAGAAGAACTGTTAAGTTGCCTGAAGAAATAG